The Nitrosopumilus cobalaminigenes genome contains a region encoding:
- the cobM gene encoding precorrin-4 C(11)-methyltransferase translates to MSNVFFVGCGPGDPELITVKAKKLIQKADVVVYSGSLIPEPILKLCKKGKLHDAAKLVREEIFDLLYKNAKKDKLVVRLHDGDPSIYGAIKEQIDNLEKKGIKSTVVPGVTAFLASAAALGMQLTLPGVTQTIIVTRAESRTKVPKREKISELAKHKATLIFYLSIQLISNLVTEAIAGGYKKSTPVAVVYRASWKDQKIIKGTLGDIAKKIKEEKITRTAIVIISDVIDPETYEYSKLYDKKFSHGYRKAKKTKN, encoded by the coding sequence GTGTCTAACGTTTTTTTTGTTGGATGCGGTCCAGGTGATCCAGAACTAATTACTGTTAAAGCTAAAAAATTAATTCAGAAAGCAGATGTTGTAGTATATTCAGGTTCTTTAATTCCTGAACCAATTTTGAAGCTTTGTAAAAAAGGAAAGTTACATGATGCAGCTAAATTAGTTAGAGAAGAAATTTTTGATCTACTTTACAAAAATGCAAAAAAAGACAAACTTGTTGTGAGATTACATGACGGTGATCCTTCAATTTATGGTGCAATTAAAGAACAGATTGATAATCTTGAAAAAAAAGGAATCAAATCTACAGTTGTCCCTGGAGTTACTGCATTTTTAGCCTCAGCTGCAGCACTTGGAATGCAATTAACACTTCCTGGAGTTACACAAACAATTATTGTTACCAGGGCAGAATCAAGAACCAAAGTTCCTAAACGTGAAAAAATTTCAGAGCTTGCAAAACATAAAGCAACATTAATTTTTTATCTTAGTATTCAGTTGATTTCTAATTTAGTTACAGAAGCAATTGCAGGGGGTTACAAAAAATCTACACCAGTTGCAGTTGTGTATAGAGCTAGTTGGAAAGATCAAAAAATAATTAAAGGGACATTAGGTGATATTGCAAAAAAAATTAAAGAAGAAAAAATTACAAGAACTGCAATTGTAATAATTAGTGATGTAATTGATCCTGAAACATATGAATACTCTAAACTATATGACAAAAAATTTAGTCATGGTTATAGAAAAGCTAAGAAGACAAAGAATTAA
- a CDS encoding Snf7 family protein, with protein sequence MPNFDSTWARQETQSVTGKLRDAVKPQGALKPRIQQAVNKLQVQISKMDSMLGKLHERDAQLFQRVVTAMQQHDTSTSRVLSNELAEIRKVTKMLGNARMSLEQVQLRLTTIHDLGDAMVAIGPAMSTMKGLKSSLGRFMPEADSELNSMTQTLNGLMMDSLAGDSFSMESDVSSEETEKILQEASAVAEQQIGDKFPSVPSSTGLSSQSSTSTFE encoded by the coding sequence ATGCCAAACTTCGATAGTACTTGGGCTCGACAGGAGACCCAAAGCGTAACTGGCAAACTACGTGATGCAGTAAAACCTCAAGGTGCATTAAAACCACGAATTCAACAAGCAGTAAACAAACTACAAGTCCAAATATCAAAAATGGACTCTATGTTAGGTAAACTGCACGAAAGAGATGCGCAACTCTTTCAGAGAGTCGTGACTGCAATGCAACAACATGATACTAGCACAAGTAGAGTTTTGTCCAACGAATTAGCTGAAATTCGTAAAGTTACAAAGATGCTCGGCAACGCAAGAATGTCATTAGAACAAGTCCAACTAAGACTGACAACTATTCATGATCTTGGTGATGCTATGGTAGCAATTGGACCAGCAATGTCTACAATGAAGGGATTGAAGTCATCGCTAGGAAGATTCATGCCAGAAGCTGATTCAGAATTGAATAGTATGACCCAGACACTTAATGGACTGATGATGGATTCACTTGCAGGAGACTCATTTAGTATGGAGTCTGATGTTTCAAGTGAAGAAACCGAAAAGATTCTTCAAGAAGCATCCGCAGTAGCTGAGCAACAGATAGGAGATAAATTCCCATCTGTACCATCTTCAACTGGACTTTCGTCACAATCCTCTACTTCTACTTTTGAGTAG
- the cbiT gene encoding precorrin-6Y C5,15-methyltransferase (decarboxylating) subunit CbiT: MWNFKTLGIPDEEFERAEKVPITKEEVRVVQISKARLKPGQTVYDIGCGSGSISIEAALQIESSGKVLAVDYDINAIELTKKNMQKFGVSNISLIHGNAKEKILELEEADTIFIGGTGGDTRDIVELAENKLKSGGRIVIGIILIETLYSVLQVLDKLQFESVDITQVTISKSRKTSTGTMMLARNPVTIISATKV, from the coding sequence ATGTGGAATTTTAAAACACTTGGGATACCTGATGAAGAATTTGAAAGAGCAGAAAAAGTTCCTATTACTAAAGAAGAAGTAAGAGTTGTTCAAATTAGCAAGGCTAGATTAAAACCAGGCCAAACTGTTTATGATATCGGATGTGGTAGTGGTTCTATTTCTATTGAAGCTGCATTACAAATAGAATCATCTGGTAAAGTTTTGGCAGTTGATTATGATATCAATGCTATTGAACTAACAAAAAAGAATATGCAAAAATTTGGTGTGTCTAATATTTCACTTATTCATGGAAATGCCAAAGAAAAAATTTTAGAGCTTGAGGAAGCAGATACTATTTTTATTGGTGGAACTGGTGGAGATACTAGAGATATAGTAGAACTAGCTGAGAATAAACTAAAATCCGGTGGAAGAATTGTTATTGGAATAATATTGATTGAGACACTTTATTCTGTCTTACAAGTATTAGACAAATTACAGTTTGAATCTGTCGATATCACCCAAGTAACCATTTCTAAGAGTAGAAAGACTAGTACAGGTACCATGATGCTTGCAAGAAACCCTGTAACCATCATATCTGCAACTAAAGTCTAA
- the cobI gene encoding precorrin-2 C(20)-methyltransferase has product MPGLIGIGVGPGDVDLLTVKAVKAIQNADIIMCPASKEDRPSIAFAVVSPIIDKSKNQEIVKLIFPMTKDKDVLEDTWKKNAKIMAETVLTGKNVVYLTVGDPFLYSTWIYMHKDLTENYPDMNISVIPGIVSMFTFASKVGVSIAEGAEKVAIIPSCYDLSSVKEIAKNSESMIFLKDGRYFDKVIEVLKESGFPDDSIFAIGQDLGTENEIIRKMTLGEVNDESLTTKYFSILVVKRV; this is encoded by the coding sequence ATGCCTGGATTAATTGGAATAGGAGTAGGTCCAGGAGATGTTGATCTATTAACTGTCAAGGCTGTAAAGGCAATTCAGAATGCAGATATCATAATGTGTCCAGCATCCAAAGAGGATAGACCTAGCATTGCATTTGCTGTTGTTTCACCAATTATTGATAAATCAAAGAATCAAGAGATTGTAAAACTAATTTTTCCAATGACTAAAGATAAAGATGTTCTTGAAGATACATGGAAAAAAAATGCCAAAATAATGGCTGAAACAGTATTGACTGGAAAAAATGTTGTTTACCTTACAGTAGGTGATCCTTTCTTGTATAGTACTTGGATATACATGCACAAAGATCTAACAGAAAATTACCCTGACATGAACATTAGTGTAATTCCTGGAATTGTATCCATGTTTACATTTGCATCCAAAGTCGGAGTAAGTATTGCTGAAGGTGCAGAAAAAGTTGCTATCATTCCATCTTGTTATGATTTATCAAGTGTAAAAGAAATTGCAAAAAATTCAGAATCTATGATATTTCTTAAAGATGGAAGATATTTTGACAAGGTAATTGAAGTTTTAAAAGAATCTGGATTTCCCGATGATTCAATTTTTGCTATTGGACAAGATCTAGGAACAGAAAATGAAATTATTCGTAAAATGACTTTGGGTGAAGTAAATGATGAATCGTTAACTACAAAATACTTCTCAATCTTGGTGGTTAAACGTGTCTAA
- the sat gene encoding sulfate adenylyltransferase codes for MSENSSIKPHGGVLVNRIIKTDPSGLFSITISEDVANDVENIADGIFSPLEGFLGKADFESVVSRGRLSNDLAWTIPIVLDVDEETATKMKEAKDVLLKNPDDVGVAVLHVDETFTFDKEKAAQGVYGTTDSSHPGVAYTMSMKDFLVSGKIDYIQRPNDTEIRKNRLTPLQTREAFAKAGWNTICAFQTRNPPHVAHEMLQKTSITTRDGVFVNPVIGKKKSGDFVDEVIVKCYETMIKLYYPENRCQLGTLHTQMKYAGPKEAIHHAIMRQNYGCTHIIIGRDHAGVGKFYDPMAAQKIFDDYPELDISPVFFPPFFYCRKCLTYTTPKACPHDNDVKEQISGTALREMIQNGQAPSEFILRPEVAQVILDHPKPFVD; via the coding sequence ATGTCAGAAAACAGTTCAATCAAACCACATGGTGGAGTACTCGTAAACAGAATTATCAAAACAGATCCTTCAGGATTATTCTCAATTACAATTAGTGAAGATGTTGCAAATGATGTCGAAAACATAGCAGATGGAATTTTTAGTCCTTTGGAGGGATTCCTAGGTAAAGCAGACTTTGAAAGTGTTGTTTCCCGTGGAAGATTATCAAATGATTTAGCTTGGACTATTCCAATTGTACTTGACGTTGATGAAGAAACTGCAACTAAAATGAAAGAAGCTAAAGATGTTTTATTAAAAAATCCAGATGACGTAGGTGTTGCAGTATTACATGTTGATGAAACATTTACTTTTGATAAAGAAAAAGCAGCTCAAGGAGTCTATGGAACTACTGATTCATCACATCCAGGTGTTGCATATACAATGTCAATGAAAGATTTCTTAGTTAGCGGAAAAATTGATTACATTCAAAGACCAAATGATACTGAAATTAGAAAAAATAGATTAACTCCACTTCAAACACGTGAAGCTTTTGCAAAAGCCGGATGGAATACAATTTGTGCCTTCCAAACCAGAAATCCACCACATGTAGCACATGAAATGTTACAAAAAACATCAATTACAACCCGTGATGGCGTATTTGTAAATCCAGTAATTGGCAAGAAAAAATCTGGTGACTTTGTAGATGAAGTGATTGTGAAATGCTATGAAACAATGATAAAATTATACTATCCTGAAAATAGATGTCAACTTGGAACATTACATACTCAAATGAAGTATGCTGGTCCAAAAGAAGCAATACATCATGCAATTATGAGACAAAACTATGGTTGTACACATATCATCATTGGACGTGATCATGCAGGTGTTGGAAAGTTTTATGATCCAATGGCTGCACAAAAAATCTTTGATGACTATCCAGAGTTAGATATTTCTCCAGTATTCTTCCCACCTTTCTTCTATTGTAGGAAATGCCTTACATACACTACTCCAAAAGCTTGTCCGCATGATAATGATGTAAAAGAGCAAATTAGTGGAACTGCACTACGAGAAATGATTCAAAATGGTCAGGCACCATCAGAATTCATTCTAAGACCAGAAGTTGCACAAGTAATTTTGGATCATCCAAAACCATTTGTTGATTAG
- a CDS encoding glutamate racemase, translated as MTKIVVFDSGLGSLSIIKAIQKISKSEIIYFADQENYPYGKKSQAQLSKIIQNSIMLIEEKFFPDFIVVASNTPSLMLNVTTKKIFDVKPPLQDAKKKSKTKQIGILATKSAINSKGLTQYIKENNFSKKFNILKINGSELVDLVESGKFISNKKYCNKIIKKVLEHRLSQNNIDVVTLSSTHLPFLKSLLKKQYPKINFIDPADIIATKIYLKIKNKQSKKNSLKIFVTGDIKKFQTKLNKIGIKKKVNSLSS; from the coding sequence GTGACTAAAATTGTAGTTTTTGATTCTGGTCTAGGCTCACTATCAATAATCAAAGCAATCCAAAAAATATCAAAGTCAGAAATAATCTATTTTGCAGATCAGGAAAATTATCCATATGGAAAAAAATCTCAGGCTCAATTATCTAAAATAATCCAAAACTCAATTATGTTGATAGAAGAAAAATTCTTTCCAGATTTCATAGTTGTAGCCTCAAATACGCCTAGTCTAATGTTAAATGTAACAACAAAGAAAATTTTTGATGTAAAACCACCATTGCAAGATGCTAAAAAAAAATCTAAAACAAAACAAATTGGAATTTTAGCAACAAAGAGTGCAATTAACAGTAAAGGTTTAACTCAATATATAAAAGAAAATAACTTCTCAAAAAAATTTAATATTTTGAAAATTAATGGATCAGAACTTGTTGATCTAGTAGAATCTGGAAAATTTATTTCAAACAAAAAATATTGTAATAAAATAATTAAAAAAGTTCTTGAACACCGATTATCTCAAAATAATATAGATGTGGTAACTCTTTCAAGTACACATTTACCATTTTTAAAATCATTACTAAAAAAACAATATCCAAAAATTAATTTCATTGATCCAGCTGATATAATTGCTACAAAGATTTATCTAAAAATAAAAAATAAACAATCTAAAAAAAATTCATTGAAAATTTTTGTTACGGGAGATATAAAGAAATTTCAAACAAAATTAAATAAAATTGGTATTAAAAAGAAAGTTAATTCTTTGTCTTCTTAG
- a CDS encoding endonuclease III domain-containing protein — protein MQKILSGMTKTMDAVKPPRMTALRELHKAETGPFSILIGTILSARTKDEATAKAVKELFSKYKNPKQLAAAKVKDVEKIIKSIGFFHVKSKRIIEVAKIIDKKYKGKVPEDLDTLVQLPGVGRKTANCVLVYAFEQPAIPVDIHVHRISNRLGLVETKNPEETEQELMKKIKKEFWIDINDTFVMYGQNICKPISPMCNVCQIKKSCKFYKTKNAS, from the coding sequence ATGCAAAAAATTCTTTCTGGAATGACAAAAACAATGGATGCAGTCAAACCACCAAGAATGACTGCATTAAGAGAGTTACATAAGGCTGAAACTGGACCATTTAGTATCTTAATTGGAACTATACTTTCTGCAAGAACAAAAGACGAAGCTACTGCAAAAGCAGTCAAAGAATTATTTTCCAAATACAAAAATCCAAAACAATTAGCTGCTGCAAAAGTTAAAGATGTTGAAAAAATAATAAAATCAATTGGATTCTTTCATGTTAAATCTAAAAGAATAATTGAAGTTGCAAAAATTATTGATAAAAAATACAAAGGTAAAGTTCCAGAAGACTTGGATACTTTGGTACAATTACCTGGAGTTGGAAGAAAAACTGCAAATTGTGTTCTAGTATATGCATTTGAGCAACCAGCAATTCCAGTTGATATTCATGTTCACAGAATTTCAAATAGATTAGGATTAGTTGAAACAAAAAATCCTGAAGAAACAGAACAAGAGTTAATGAAAAAAATCAAAAAGGAATTTTGGATTGACATTAATGATACTTTTGTAATGTATGGTCAGAATATTTGTAAACCAATCTCACCAATGTGTAATGTTTGTCAAATCAAAAAAAGTTGTAAATTTTATAAAACTAAGAACGCTTCTTAG
- a CDS encoding aconitase X swivel domain-containing protein — MKKILVSGKVEGIVLKSENPINFLGTVDKKTGIISDQNHDLYQKSLKDTVLVFPSGVGSSVGAYTIYSIKSNESAPLAMICKKADLTVATGCALANIPLITISDEEFALIKNEMKISFDTDSNLLDYS; from the coding sequence ATGAAAAAAATTCTAGTATCAGGTAAAGTAGAAGGAATTGTTTTAAAATCTGAAAATCCTATCAACTTTCTAGGTACAGTCGATAAAAAGACTGGAATTATCAGTGATCAAAATCATGACTTGTACCAAAAATCACTCAAAGATACTGTTCTTGTTTTTCCATCAGGTGTAGGAAGTAGTGTGGGCGCATACACAATTTATTCAATAAAATCAAATGAATCCGCTCCTCTTGCAATGATTTGTAAAAAAGCAGATCTTACAGTAGCTACAGGATGTGCTTTAGCAAATATTCCATTAATAACAATTAGTGATGAAGAATTCGCTTTAATTAAAAATGAAATGAAGATTTCATTTGATACTGATTCTAATCTACTTGATTATTCTTAG
- a CDS encoding aconitase X yields the protein MELTKDEESALKGEQGEIMQMAYRILVATGEATDAEKLVPIEWAHLSGVNYNTIGDAGEEFLSSISKDARVKVKTTLNPMGFDIDNVKNYGLDENFISKQLSIRNSYETMGVIPSFSCIPYEIFDIPKDGTQVAFAESNAAIHANSYDNLKTNKESAFSALASAIVGKSPYSSLRKEDNPNITIRMKVKNPNELTYGMLGFFAGKIGDTSVNISGLNEMDKRQTKAMCGGMGTSGTCAKFIFGEGDSDCEKIDFDEKEIQNVHDELNTAEKGDIITLGSPQLGLDEISDLAGKLKGRSFQKRCMVFMPRTVKDQSTKIGYTTELERAGCEILSDCCTCLSPLISKDNVDAVTTNSIKGAFYLKNSNGVDVNLKSLSQIVEDETR from the coding sequence TTGGAATTAACTAAAGATGAAGAATCTGCACTAAAAGGTGAACAAGGTGAAATTATGCAAATGGCATATAGAATTCTTGTTGCAACTGGTGAGGCAACTGATGCTGAAAAACTAGTTCCAATCGAATGGGCTCATCTTTCAGGTGTAAATTATAACACCATTGGTGATGCTGGAGAAGAATTTCTATCTAGTATTAGTAAAGATGCACGTGTCAAAGTAAAAACAACTCTGAATCCAATGGGATTCGATATTGACAATGTAAAAAATTATGGACTAGATGAGAATTTTATTTCAAAACAACTATCCATTAGAAATTCATATGAAACAATGGGGGTAATTCCTTCATTTTCATGTATTCCTTATGAAATATTTGATATTCCAAAAGATGGAACACAAGTTGCTTTTGCAGAAAGTAATGCAGCAATTCATGCAAATTCTTATGATAATCTAAAAACAAACAAAGAAAGTGCATTTAGTGCACTTGCAAGTGCAATTGTTGGTAAAAGTCCATACTCTTCATTGAGAAAAGAAGACAATCCAAATATCACAATTAGAATGAAAGTAAAAAATCCAAATGAATTGACATATGGAATGTTAGGATTTTTTGCAGGGAAAATTGGTGATACATCTGTAAATATTTCTGGTCTCAACGAGATGGATAAACGTCAAACCAAAGCAATGTGTGGGGGAATGGGCACTTCTGGAACTTGTGCAAAATTTATCTTTGGAGAAGGGGATTCTGATTGTGAAAAAATTGATTTTGATGAAAAAGAGATACAAAATGTTCACGATGAGTTGAATACAGCAGAAAAAGGTGACATTATCACGCTTGGTAGTCCTCAACTAGGCTTGGATGAAATATCTGATCTTGCAGGGAAACTAAAGGGTAGATCATTTCAGAAAAGATGTATGGTGTTTATGCCAAGAACTGTAAAGGATCAATCAACAAAAATCGGATACACTACAGAACTTGAACGTGCAGGATGTGAAATTCTTTCTGACTGTTGTACATGCTTGTCTCCATTAATTAGTAAAGACAATGTTGATGCTGTTACAACAAATAGTATCAAAGGTGCATTTTATCTGAAAAATTCTAATGGTGTAGATGTTAATTTAAAATCATTATCACAAATAGTTGAAGATGAGACACGATGA